Proteins from a single region of Juglans microcarpa x Juglans regia isolate MS1-56 chromosome 5S, Jm3101_v1.0, whole genome shotgun sequence:
- the LOC121267649 gene encoding protein SCAR3-like isoform X1 — protein sequence MPLVRFELRNEYGFGQPDIYRQIDREDPKAVLDAAAVAGLVGILRQLGDLSEFAAEVFHGLQEQVMTTVSRSHKLKARVERIEAALPPIEKAVLSQTSHIHFAYTAGSEWHPRIRNGKNHFIYNDLPQFIMDSYEECRNPPCLHLLDKFDTGGPGSCFKRYSDPTFFKKASATSDEATTERIRINKNAHRSKKKRSSQWNRKGLRGASRSNSRSRLQFTSLPVNGQTSMQTASAVDVASNSELGDHSNSFDSRNGPQFTSRIVDDQASPQTASAVDMTLKPDTGDHSNSFDSRTGLGDIECVFHLSSMQPEQQESLSSGLMQRNDTLDSVFPDEQTKAIDDNFPGSSLLEKIASSSSCVTWDEKAEIVEPNGQQSDREEAPEMLSTKSDVDTNRERAVNFTNIDQIHSLLDCKNSLEFISNGNQINSIESEPVFPDEQTKAMDDNFPGSSLLEKIAYSSYCVTWDEKAEIVVPNGQQSDREEAPEMLSTKSDLDTHGERAVNLANVGQIDSLLDCENSLELIFNSNQINDIESEPDNYMDALNAIGSESENDLDYQTKRKVEQYASNTNDEGINEIHELPENSSDLNHPELESDITSCSFSNEGVPSYIPNSLSPERVVHEQMPQITKMSSSLDFSADDFSGGADAHNGSQLESVVPGPLSSAPKTSDFGDVSMDKMFSSFYKSDETPADFSGVRSISFWTNGGLLGLEPSKPPAYAMSNAVGQDLVNRSKDDTVCPSKHGFMLKGDELEGKLDMLDKKDGGIEKDPSCVCSTSCQDDQEDSISKTKTFGRFSPADSDAKCENFSVMAPKTAVPVSPLVKSISAESNQENDENSSLAFGLSQRLLATGLYKKVSDVHDDNLEPASSMNASGLEQFSGQHGVVNQTIPEKKLEEWLGHGSPVDSLTSSPPLEHMKISFHPLNGSETSKLKLNFPDTNQCFEGIRDMFPSFQLVPEHGIPMNDFGFESDDDTFCRSSPYMSDDCHSHHSASNSEQWESGETPKSKDPEPHDALCGISSAESISTYQEFGRIINNGIQIDCGIRIADTGNGVEPSLSGSLLDLPNFDTVNPVLQQVTNEDSNLLKLECSGQLIPQPPPLPPVQWRVSKPNFYVIEYKQDDVSDALMHASDLKHFGSTMSQQPKPTPEKQQRTNEEAAAIGQMGKQQDQQKLNEQKEANRAMNGKEMDERENFLQQIRSKSFSLRCTMTTTTSTPGPATDFKVTAILEKANAIRQVIGSDHGDDDDTWSDA from the exons atgcCGCTGGTAAGGTTCGAGTTGAGGAACGAGTATGGATTCGGGCAACCGGACATTTACAGGCAAATCGACCGAGAAGATCCTAAGGCCGTGCTCGATGCTGCCGCCGTCGCTGGCCTCGTCGGGATCTTGCGCCAGCTCGGCGATCTTTCTGA GTTTGCAGCAGAGGTATTTCATGGCTTGCAGGAGCAAGTGATGACTACAGTGTCTAGAAGCCATAAACTGAAGGCCCGTGTAGAGCGCATTGAAGCTGCACTTCCTCCCATTGAGAAGGCTGTTCTTAGCCAGACAAGCCACATACATTTTGCTTATACTGCCG GTTCTGAATGGCATCCTCGTATTCGGAATGGAAAAAATCACTTCATCTACAATGACTTGCCACAATTTATTATGGACTCCTATGAAGAATGCCGCAATCCTCCATGTTTGCACTTGCTTGACAA GTTTGATACTGGTGGTCCGGGATcttgtttcaaaagatattcaGATCCAACTTTCTTTAAGAAAGCATCAGCTACCTCTGATGAAGCGACCACTGAAAGAATCCGAATCAATAAGAATGCTCATAGAAGCAAG AAGAAAAGGTCATCACAGTGGAATCGAAAAGGATTGCGTGGTGCATCAAGATCCAATTCCCGTAGCAG ATTGCAGTTTACTTCTCTTCCTGTTAATGGTCAAACTTCTATGCAAACTGCCTCAGCTGTGGATGTGGCTTCAAATTCTGAACTAGGAGACCATTCAAATTCTTTTGATTCAAGAAATGGTCCGCAGTTTACTTCTCGTATTGTTGATGACCAGGCCTCTCCTCAAACAGCATCTGCAGTTGACATGACACTGAAACCTGACACTGGAGACCATTCAAATTCTTTTGATTCAAGAACAGGCTTAGGAGATATAGAATGTGTTTTCCATCTGAGTTCCATGCAACCTGAACAGCAGGAATCGCTCTCTTCTGGGTTGATGCAGCGTAATGATACTCTTGATTCAGTTTTTCCTGATGAGCAGACCAAGGCTATCGATGATAACTTTCCAGGCAGTTCATTACTAGAGAAAATTGCCTCCAGTTCTTCTTGTGTTACCTGGGATGAAAAGGCAGAGATAGTGGAGCCCAACGGTCAGCAAAGTGATAGAGAGGAAGCTCCAGAGATGCTCTCGACAAAGTCTGATGTAGATACAAATAGGGAGAGAGCTGTTAACTTTACAAATATTGATCAAATACATAGCCTACTTGATTGTAAAAACAGTCTTGAGTTTATCTCCAACGGTAATCAGATCAACAGCATTGAAAGTGAGCCAGTTTTTCCTGATGAGCAAACCAAGGCTATGGATGATAACTTTCCGGGCAGTTCATTACTAGAGAAAATTGCCTACAGTTCTTATTGTGTTACCTGGGATGAAAAGGCAGAGATAGTGGTGCCTAATGGTCAGCAAAGTGATAGAGAGGAAGCTCCAGAGATGCTCTCGACAAAGTCTGATTTAGATACACATGGAGAGAGAGCTGTTAACCTTGCAAATGTTGGTCAAATAGATAGTCTGCTTGATTGTGAAAACAGTCTTGAGTTGATCTTCAACAGTAATCAGATCAATGACATTGAAAGTGAACCAGACAATTACATGGATGCACTCAACGCCATTGGATCGGAATCTGAGAATGATCTTGActatcaaacaaaaagaaaagtggagcaGTATGCCTCCAACACCAATGATGAAGGAATAAATGAAATCCATGAGCTTCCTGAAAATAGCTCAGACCTTAATCATCCAGAGTTGGAATCTGATATTACATCCTGCAGTTTCTCAAATGAAGGAGTGCCATCATATATACCAAACTCACTTTCCCCAGAGAGAGTTGTACACGAACAGATGCCTCAGATCACTAAGATGTCTTCTAGTTTAGACTTTTCAGCAGATGATTTCAGTGGAGGTGCTGATGCTCACAATGGTTCCCAATTGGAATCTGTTGTTCCTGGTCCATTATCCTCTGCCCCCAAAACTTCTGATTTCGGGGATGTATCGATGGATAAGATGTTTAGTAGTTTTTACAAGTCTGATGAAACTCCTGCTGACTTTTCTGGTGTTCGTTCAATTTCATTCTGGACTAATGGTGGTCTTCTAGGACTTGAGCCATCAAAACCTCCTGCTTATGCCATGTCAAATGCTGTGGGTCAGGATTTAGTAAACAGAAGTAAAGACGACACAGTTTGCCCTTCAAAACATGGGTTTATGCTAAAAGGTGATGAGCTTGAAGGTAAACTAGATATGTTGGACAAGAAAGATGGAGGCATTGAAAAGGATCCAAGTTGTGTTTGCTCTACATCATGCCAAGATGACCAGGAAGATAGTATCTCAAAAACGAAGACATTTGGGCGATTTTCACCGGCTGATTCAGATGCCAAATGTGAAAATTTCAGTGTAATGGCACCTAAAACTGCAGTGCCAGTCTCACCACTTGTCAAATCCATATCTGCCGAATCCAATCAAGAGAATGATGAAAACTCATCTCTAGCGTTTGGACTCAGCCAAAGGTTACTAGCAACTGGTTTGTACAAAAAAGTTTCAGATGTCCATGATGACAATCTTGAACCTGCTAGTTCTATGAATGCTAGTGGTTTGGAGCAATTTAGTGGGCAACATGGAGTTGTGAATCAAACAATTCCTGAGAAAAAACTTGAAGAGTGGCTTGGACATGGCTCTCCTGTAGATTCACTTACTTCTTCACCACCACTAGAACATATGAAAATATCTTTCCATCCTCTAAATGGCTCTGAGACTTCCAAACTGAAACTGAATTTTCCTGAtacaaatcaatgttttgaaggCATAAGAGACATGTTTCCATCATTTCAGTTGGTCCCTGAGCATGGTATTCCTATGAATGACTTTGGTTTTGAGTCTGATGATGACACATTTTGTAGATCATCTCCTTATATGTCCGATGATTGCCACAGCCATCACTCTGCATCAAATTCTGAGCAATGGGAATCTGGTGAAACTCCTAAAAGCAAGGATCCCGAACCCCATGATGCCTTATGTGGAATCTCGTCAGCGGAATCTATATCAACCTATCAGGAGTTTGGGAGAATAATCAACAATGGTATCCAGATTGATTGTGGAATTAGAATTGCAGATACTGGGAATGGTGTGGAACCTTCTTTGTCTGGTTCTCTGCTTGATCTTCCCAATTTTGATACCGTGAACCCTGTACTTCAGCAAGTGACAAATGAAGATTCTAATCTCCTCAAGTTGGAATGTTCTGGACAGCTTATACCACAACCGCCACCTCTCCCTCCAGTACAGTGGAGGGTATCAAAACCCAATTTTTATGTGATAGAATACAAACAAGATGATGTCTCTGACGCCCTAATGCATGCATCTGATCTGAAACATTTTGGATCCACAATGTCTCAGCAACCAAAGCCAACCCCAGAGAAGCAACAACGAACTAATGAGGAGGCTGCTGCAATAGGACAGATGGGCAAG CAGCAGGACCAGCAGAAGTTGAATGAGCAGAAAGAAGCAAATCGAGCTATGAATGGCAAGGAGATGGATGAAAGGGAAAATTTCCTACAACAAATCAGATCAAAA TCATTTAGCCTGAGATGCACAATGACAACCACAACTAGTACACCAGGACCTGCTACAGATTTCAAAGTCACTGCCATTTTGGAGAAAGCTAATGCTATTCGCCAG GTTATTGGGAGTGATCATGGGGATGATGATGATACGTGGAGTGATGCTTGA
- the LOC121267649 gene encoding protein SCAR3-like isoform X4, translated as MDSYEECRNPPCLHLLDKFDTGGPGSCFKRYSDPTFFKKASATSDEATTERIRINKNAHRSKKKRSSQWNRKGLRGASRSNSRSRLQFTSLPVNGQTSMQTASAVDVASNSELGDHSNSFDSRNGPQFTSRIVDDQASPQTASAVDMTLKPDTGDHSNSFDSRTGLGDIECVFHLSSMQPEQQESLSSGLMQRNDTLDSVFPDEQTKAIDDNFPGSSLLEKIASSSSCVTWDEKAEIVEPNGQQSDREEAPEMLSTKSDVDTNRERAVNFTNIDQIHSLLDCKNSLEFISNGNQINSIESEPVFPDEQTKAMDDNFPGSSLLEKIAYSSYCVTWDEKAEIVVPNGQQSDREEAPEMLSTKSDLDTHGERAVNLANVGQIDSLLDCENSLELIFNSNQINDIESEPDNYMDALNAIGSESENDLDYQTKRKVEQYASNTNDEGINEIHELPENSSDLNHPELESDITSCSFSNEGVPSYIPNSLSPERVVHEQMPQITKMSSSLDFSADDFSGGADAHNGSQLESVVPGPLSSAPKTSDFGDVSMDKMFSSFYKSDETPADFSGVRSISFWTNGGLLGLEPSKPPAYAMSNAVGQDLVNRSKDDTVCPSKHGFMLKGDELEGKLDMLDKKDGGIEKDPSCVCSTSCQDDQEDSISKTKTFGRFSPADSDAKCENFSVMAPKTAVPVSPLVKSISAESNQENDENSSLAFGLSQRLLATGLYKKVSDVHDDNLEPASSMNASGLEQFSGQHGVVNQTIPEKKLEEWLGHGSPVDSLTSSPPLEHMKISFHPLNGSETSKLKLNFPDTNQCFEGIRDMFPSFQLVPEHGIPMNDFGFESDDDTFCRSSPYMSDDCHSHHSASNSEQWESGETPKSKDPEPHDALCGISSAESISTYQEFGRIINNGIQIDCGIRIADTGNGVEPSLSGSLLDLPNFDTVNPVLQQVTNEDSNLLKLECSGQLIPQPPPLPPVQWRVSKPNFYVIEYKQDDVSDALMHASDLKHFGSTMSQQPKPTPEKQQRTNEEAAAIGQMGKQQDQQKLNEQKEANRAMNGKEMDERENFLQQIRSKSFSLRCTMTTTTSTPGPATDFKVTAILEKANAIRQVIGSDHGDDDDTWSDA; from the exons ATGGACTCCTATGAAGAATGCCGCAATCCTCCATGTTTGCACTTGCTTGACAA GTTTGATACTGGTGGTCCGGGATcttgtttcaaaagatattcaGATCCAACTTTCTTTAAGAAAGCATCAGCTACCTCTGATGAAGCGACCACTGAAAGAATCCGAATCAATAAGAATGCTCATAGAAGCAAG AAGAAAAGGTCATCACAGTGGAATCGAAAAGGATTGCGTGGTGCATCAAGATCCAATTCCCGTAGCAG ATTGCAGTTTACTTCTCTTCCTGTTAATGGTCAAACTTCTATGCAAACTGCCTCAGCTGTGGATGTGGCTTCAAATTCTGAACTAGGAGACCATTCAAATTCTTTTGATTCAAGAAATGGTCCGCAGTTTACTTCTCGTATTGTTGATGACCAGGCCTCTCCTCAAACAGCATCTGCAGTTGACATGACACTGAAACCTGACACTGGAGACCATTCAAATTCTTTTGATTCAAGAACAGGCTTAGGAGATATAGAATGTGTTTTCCATCTGAGTTCCATGCAACCTGAACAGCAGGAATCGCTCTCTTCTGGGTTGATGCAGCGTAATGATACTCTTGATTCAGTTTTTCCTGATGAGCAGACCAAGGCTATCGATGATAACTTTCCAGGCAGTTCATTACTAGAGAAAATTGCCTCCAGTTCTTCTTGTGTTACCTGGGATGAAAAGGCAGAGATAGTGGAGCCCAACGGTCAGCAAAGTGATAGAGAGGAAGCTCCAGAGATGCTCTCGACAAAGTCTGATGTAGATACAAATAGGGAGAGAGCTGTTAACTTTACAAATATTGATCAAATACATAGCCTACTTGATTGTAAAAACAGTCTTGAGTTTATCTCCAACGGTAATCAGATCAACAGCATTGAAAGTGAGCCAGTTTTTCCTGATGAGCAAACCAAGGCTATGGATGATAACTTTCCGGGCAGTTCATTACTAGAGAAAATTGCCTACAGTTCTTATTGTGTTACCTGGGATGAAAAGGCAGAGATAGTGGTGCCTAATGGTCAGCAAAGTGATAGAGAGGAAGCTCCAGAGATGCTCTCGACAAAGTCTGATTTAGATACACATGGAGAGAGAGCTGTTAACCTTGCAAATGTTGGTCAAATAGATAGTCTGCTTGATTGTGAAAACAGTCTTGAGTTGATCTTCAACAGTAATCAGATCAATGACATTGAAAGTGAACCAGACAATTACATGGATGCACTCAACGCCATTGGATCGGAATCTGAGAATGATCTTGActatcaaacaaaaagaaaagtggagcaGTATGCCTCCAACACCAATGATGAAGGAATAAATGAAATCCATGAGCTTCCTGAAAATAGCTCAGACCTTAATCATCCAGAGTTGGAATCTGATATTACATCCTGCAGTTTCTCAAATGAAGGAGTGCCATCATATATACCAAACTCACTTTCCCCAGAGAGAGTTGTACACGAACAGATGCCTCAGATCACTAAGATGTCTTCTAGTTTAGACTTTTCAGCAGATGATTTCAGTGGAGGTGCTGATGCTCACAATGGTTCCCAATTGGAATCTGTTGTTCCTGGTCCATTATCCTCTGCCCCCAAAACTTCTGATTTCGGGGATGTATCGATGGATAAGATGTTTAGTAGTTTTTACAAGTCTGATGAAACTCCTGCTGACTTTTCTGGTGTTCGTTCAATTTCATTCTGGACTAATGGTGGTCTTCTAGGACTTGAGCCATCAAAACCTCCTGCTTATGCCATGTCAAATGCTGTGGGTCAGGATTTAGTAAACAGAAGTAAAGACGACACAGTTTGCCCTTCAAAACATGGGTTTATGCTAAAAGGTGATGAGCTTGAAGGTAAACTAGATATGTTGGACAAGAAAGATGGAGGCATTGAAAAGGATCCAAGTTGTGTTTGCTCTACATCATGCCAAGATGACCAGGAAGATAGTATCTCAAAAACGAAGACATTTGGGCGATTTTCACCGGCTGATTCAGATGCCAAATGTGAAAATTTCAGTGTAATGGCACCTAAAACTGCAGTGCCAGTCTCACCACTTGTCAAATCCATATCTGCCGAATCCAATCAAGAGAATGATGAAAACTCATCTCTAGCGTTTGGACTCAGCCAAAGGTTACTAGCAACTGGTTTGTACAAAAAAGTTTCAGATGTCCATGATGACAATCTTGAACCTGCTAGTTCTATGAATGCTAGTGGTTTGGAGCAATTTAGTGGGCAACATGGAGTTGTGAATCAAACAATTCCTGAGAAAAAACTTGAAGAGTGGCTTGGACATGGCTCTCCTGTAGATTCACTTACTTCTTCACCACCACTAGAACATATGAAAATATCTTTCCATCCTCTAAATGGCTCTGAGACTTCCAAACTGAAACTGAATTTTCCTGAtacaaatcaatgttttgaaggCATAAGAGACATGTTTCCATCATTTCAGTTGGTCCCTGAGCATGGTATTCCTATGAATGACTTTGGTTTTGAGTCTGATGATGACACATTTTGTAGATCATCTCCTTATATGTCCGATGATTGCCACAGCCATCACTCTGCATCAAATTCTGAGCAATGGGAATCTGGTGAAACTCCTAAAAGCAAGGATCCCGAACCCCATGATGCCTTATGTGGAATCTCGTCAGCGGAATCTATATCAACCTATCAGGAGTTTGGGAGAATAATCAACAATGGTATCCAGATTGATTGTGGAATTAGAATTGCAGATACTGGGAATGGTGTGGAACCTTCTTTGTCTGGTTCTCTGCTTGATCTTCCCAATTTTGATACCGTGAACCCTGTACTTCAGCAAGTGACAAATGAAGATTCTAATCTCCTCAAGTTGGAATGTTCTGGACAGCTTATACCACAACCGCCACCTCTCCCTCCAGTACAGTGGAGGGTATCAAAACCCAATTTTTATGTGATAGAATACAAACAAGATGATGTCTCTGACGCCCTAATGCATGCATCTGATCTGAAACATTTTGGATCCACAATGTCTCAGCAACCAAAGCCAACCCCAGAGAAGCAACAACGAACTAATGAGGAGGCTGCTGCAATAGGACAGATGGGCAAG CAGCAGGACCAGCAGAAGTTGAATGAGCAGAAAGAAGCAAATCGAGCTATGAATGGCAAGGAGATGGATGAAAGGGAAAATTTCCTACAACAAATCAGATCAAAA TCATTTAGCCTGAGATGCACAATGACAACCACAACTAGTACACCAGGACCTGCTACAGATTTCAAAGTCACTGCCATTTTGGAGAAAGCTAATGCTATTCGCCAG GTTATTGGGAGTGATCATGGGGATGATGATGATACGTGGAGTGATGCTTGA
- the LOC121267649 gene encoding protein SCAR3-like isoform X3 yields the protein MTTVSRSHKLKARVERIEAALPPIEKAVLSQTSHIHFAYTAGSEWHPRIRNGKNHFIYNDLPQFIMDSYEECRNPPCLHLLDKFDTGGPGSCFKRYSDPTFFKKASATSDEATTERIRINKNAHRSKKKRSSQWNRKGLRGASRSNSRSRLQFTSLPVNGQTSMQTASAVDVASNSELGDHSNSFDSRNGPQFTSRIVDDQASPQTASAVDMTLKPDTGDHSNSFDSRTGLGDIECVFHLSSMQPEQQESLSSGLMQRNDTLDSVFPDEQTKAIDDNFPGSSLLEKIASSSSCVTWDEKAEIVEPNGQQSDREEAPEMLSTKSDVDTNRERAVNFTNIDQIHSLLDCKNSLEFISNGNQINSIESEPVFPDEQTKAMDDNFPGSSLLEKIAYSSYCVTWDEKAEIVVPNGQQSDREEAPEMLSTKSDLDTHGERAVNLANVGQIDSLLDCENSLELIFNSNQINDIESEPDNYMDALNAIGSESENDLDYQTKRKVEQYASNTNDEGINEIHELPENSSDLNHPELESDITSCSFSNEGVPSYIPNSLSPERVVHEQMPQITKMSSSLDFSADDFSGGADAHNGSQLESVVPGPLSSAPKTSDFGDVSMDKMFSSFYKSDETPADFSGVRSISFWTNGGLLGLEPSKPPAYAMSNAVGQDLVNRSKDDTVCPSKHGFMLKGDELEGKLDMLDKKDGGIEKDPSCVCSTSCQDDQEDSISKTKTFGRFSPADSDAKCENFSVMAPKTAVPVSPLVKSISAESNQENDENSSLAFGLSQRLLATGLYKKVSDVHDDNLEPASSMNASGLEQFSGQHGVVNQTIPEKKLEEWLGHGSPVDSLTSSPPLEHMKISFHPLNGSETSKLKLNFPDTNQCFEGIRDMFPSFQLVPEHGIPMNDFGFESDDDTFCRSSPYMSDDCHSHHSASNSEQWESGETPKSKDPEPHDALCGISSAESISTYQEFGRIINNGIQIDCGIRIADTGNGVEPSLSGSLLDLPNFDTVNPVLQQVTNEDSNLLKLECSGQLIPQPPPLPPVQWRVSKPNFYVIEYKQDDVSDALMHASDLKHFGSTMSQQPKPTPEKQQRTNEEAAAIGQMGKQQDQQKLNEQKEANRAMNGKEMDERENFLQQIRSKSFSLRCTMTTTTSTPGPATDFKVTAILEKANAIRQVIGSDHGDDDDTWSDA from the exons ATGACTACAGTGTCTAGAAGCCATAAACTGAAGGCCCGTGTAGAGCGCATTGAAGCTGCACTTCCTCCCATTGAGAAGGCTGTTCTTAGCCAGACAAGCCACATACATTTTGCTTATACTGCCG GTTCTGAATGGCATCCTCGTATTCGGAATGGAAAAAATCACTTCATCTACAATGACTTGCCACAATTTATTATGGACTCCTATGAAGAATGCCGCAATCCTCCATGTTTGCACTTGCTTGACAA GTTTGATACTGGTGGTCCGGGATcttgtttcaaaagatattcaGATCCAACTTTCTTTAAGAAAGCATCAGCTACCTCTGATGAAGCGACCACTGAAAGAATCCGAATCAATAAGAATGCTCATAGAAGCAAG AAGAAAAGGTCATCACAGTGGAATCGAAAAGGATTGCGTGGTGCATCAAGATCCAATTCCCGTAGCAG ATTGCAGTTTACTTCTCTTCCTGTTAATGGTCAAACTTCTATGCAAACTGCCTCAGCTGTGGATGTGGCTTCAAATTCTGAACTAGGAGACCATTCAAATTCTTTTGATTCAAGAAATGGTCCGCAGTTTACTTCTCGTATTGTTGATGACCAGGCCTCTCCTCAAACAGCATCTGCAGTTGACATGACACTGAAACCTGACACTGGAGACCATTCAAATTCTTTTGATTCAAGAACAGGCTTAGGAGATATAGAATGTGTTTTCCATCTGAGTTCCATGCAACCTGAACAGCAGGAATCGCTCTCTTCTGGGTTGATGCAGCGTAATGATACTCTTGATTCAGTTTTTCCTGATGAGCAGACCAAGGCTATCGATGATAACTTTCCAGGCAGTTCATTACTAGAGAAAATTGCCTCCAGTTCTTCTTGTGTTACCTGGGATGAAAAGGCAGAGATAGTGGAGCCCAACGGTCAGCAAAGTGATAGAGAGGAAGCTCCAGAGATGCTCTCGACAAAGTCTGATGTAGATACAAATAGGGAGAGAGCTGTTAACTTTACAAATATTGATCAAATACATAGCCTACTTGATTGTAAAAACAGTCTTGAGTTTATCTCCAACGGTAATCAGATCAACAGCATTGAAAGTGAGCCAGTTTTTCCTGATGAGCAAACCAAGGCTATGGATGATAACTTTCCGGGCAGTTCATTACTAGAGAAAATTGCCTACAGTTCTTATTGTGTTACCTGGGATGAAAAGGCAGAGATAGTGGTGCCTAATGGTCAGCAAAGTGATAGAGAGGAAGCTCCAGAGATGCTCTCGACAAAGTCTGATTTAGATACACATGGAGAGAGAGCTGTTAACCTTGCAAATGTTGGTCAAATAGATAGTCTGCTTGATTGTGAAAACAGTCTTGAGTTGATCTTCAACAGTAATCAGATCAATGACATTGAAAGTGAACCAGACAATTACATGGATGCACTCAACGCCATTGGATCGGAATCTGAGAATGATCTTGActatcaaacaaaaagaaaagtggagcaGTATGCCTCCAACACCAATGATGAAGGAATAAATGAAATCCATGAGCTTCCTGAAAATAGCTCAGACCTTAATCATCCAGAGTTGGAATCTGATATTACATCCTGCAGTTTCTCAAATGAAGGAGTGCCATCATATATACCAAACTCACTTTCCCCAGAGAGAGTTGTACACGAACAGATGCCTCAGATCACTAAGATGTCTTCTAGTTTAGACTTTTCAGCAGATGATTTCAGTGGAGGTGCTGATGCTCACAATGGTTCCCAATTGGAATCTGTTGTTCCTGGTCCATTATCCTCTGCCCCCAAAACTTCTGATTTCGGGGATGTATCGATGGATAAGATGTTTAGTAGTTTTTACAAGTCTGATGAAACTCCTGCTGACTTTTCTGGTGTTCGTTCAATTTCATTCTGGACTAATGGTGGTCTTCTAGGACTTGAGCCATCAAAACCTCCTGCTTATGCCATGTCAAATGCTGTGGGTCAGGATTTAGTAAACAGAAGTAAAGACGACACAGTTTGCCCTTCAAAACATGGGTTTATGCTAAAAGGTGATGAGCTTGAAGGTAAACTAGATATGTTGGACAAGAAAGATGGAGGCATTGAAAAGGATCCAAGTTGTGTTTGCTCTACATCATGCCAAGATGACCAGGAAGATAGTATCTCAAAAACGAAGACATTTGGGCGATTTTCACCGGCTGATTCAGATGCCAAATGTGAAAATTTCAGTGTAATGGCACCTAAAACTGCAGTGCCAGTCTCACCACTTGTCAAATCCATATCTGCCGAATCCAATCAAGAGAATGATGAAAACTCATCTCTAGCGTTTGGACTCAGCCAAAGGTTACTAGCAACTGGTTTGTACAAAAAAGTTTCAGATGTCCATGATGACAATCTTGAACCTGCTAGTTCTATGAATGCTAGTGGTTTGGAGCAATTTAGTGGGCAACATGGAGTTGTGAATCAAACAATTCCTGAGAAAAAACTTGAAGAGTGGCTTGGACATGGCTCTCCTGTAGATTCACTTACTTCTTCACCACCACTAGAACATATGAAAATATCTTTCCATCCTCTAAATGGCTCTGAGACTTCCAAACTGAAACTGAATTTTCCTGAtacaaatcaatgttttgaaggCATAAGAGACATGTTTCCATCATTTCAGTTGGTCCCTGAGCATGGTATTCCTATGAATGACTTTGGTTTTGAGTCTGATGATGACACATTTTGTAGATCATCTCCTTATATGTCCGATGATTGCCACAGCCATCACTCTGCATCAAATTCTGAGCAATGGGAATCTGGTGAAACTCCTAAAAGCAAGGATCCCGAACCCCATGATGCCTTATGTGGAATCTCGTCAGCGGAATCTATATCAACCTATCAGGAGTTTGGGAGAATAATCAACAATGGTATCCAGATTGATTGTGGAATTAGAATTGCAGATACTGGGAATGGTGTGGAACCTTCTTTGTCTGGTTCTCTGCTTGATCTTCCCAATTTTGATACCGTGAACCCTGTACTTCAGCAAGTGACAAATGAAGATTCTAATCTCCTCAAGTTGGAATGTTCTGGACAGCTTATACCACAACCGCCACCTCTCCCTCCAGTACAGTGGAGGGTATCAAAACCCAATTTTTATGTGATAGAATACAAACAAGATGATGTCTCTGACGCCCTAATGCATGCATCTGATCTGAAACATTTTGGATCCACAATGTCTCAGCAACCAAAGCCAACCCCAGAGAAGCAACAACGAACTAATGAGGAGGCTGCTGCAATAGGACAGATGGGCAAG CAGCAGGACCAGCAGAAGTTGAATGAGCAGAAAGAAGCAAATCGAGCTATGAATGGCAAGGAGATGGATGAAAGGGAAAATTTCCTACAACAAATCAGATCAAAA TCATTTAGCCTGAGATGCACAATGACAACCACAACTAGTACACCAGGACCTGCTACAGATTTCAAAGTCACTGCCATTTTGGAGAAAGCTAATGCTATTCGCCAG GTTATTGGGAGTGATCATGGGGATGATGATGATACGTGGAGTGATGCTTGA